Proteins encoded in a region of the Brevinematales bacterium genome:
- a CDS encoding alpha/beta hydrolase, which produces MIDNKIFKVDKDRFISYFEIGKGKEVLLFIHGWLTSKESWIPVIQNIDKRKYKIIAIDMLGHGQSSRSLKLNFNTSENIYILTRFIVSLGLNNVILIGHSTGGKISLFLANKLYEISKTLVKKVIIVNSIGSYEFWRLLHPILKISFWKPIRFLIGIFTIPLFIKFYFKNFLFFLPISDKVKENISKYLSDYTSIHFNSLRNKICALRITKNLFDMFVEDIDRSMLPDVEIIWSHHDKLVPIQVQYKFSKIFKKPVYIISEGGHMTPIEIPEKLASIIDHLAK; this is translated from the coding sequence ATGATCGATAATAAGATATTCAAGGTTGACAAAGATAGATTCATTTCGTACTTTGAGATAGGTAAAGGGAAAGAAGTATTATTATTTATACATGGCTGGCTAACTTCAAAAGAAAGCTGGATACCCGTCATACAAAATATTGATAAACGTAAGTATAAAATAATTGCTATCGATATGCTAGGACATGGTCAAAGTTCAAGATCACTAAAACTCAACTTCAATACTTCAGAGAACATATATATCTTAACCAGATTCATAGTATCACTTGGTTTGAATAATGTCATACTTATAGGTCACTCTACAGGAGGCAAAATATCCCTCTTTCTTGCTAATAAGTTATATGAAATATCAAAAACTCTAGTTAAGAAGGTTATAATCGTCAATTCAATAGGTTCATATGAGTTTTGGAGATTACTCCACCCTATACTAAAAATTTCTTTTTGGAAACCAATACGTTTTTTAATAGGTATTTTCACAATACCACTTTTTATAAAATTTTACTTTAAGAATTTTCTATTTTTCCTTCCAATATCAGATAAAGTCAAAGAGAATATATCAAAGTACCTATCAGACTACACATCAATTCATTTCAATTCACTAAGAAATAAAATATGTGCGCTCAGAATAACAAAAAATCTTTTCGATATGTTCGTTGAGGATATAGATAGAAGTATGTTACCTGACGTTGAAATTATATGGTCACATCACGACAAACTAGTACCTATACAGGTTCAATACAAATTCTCAAAAATTTTCAAAAAACCAGTGTACATAATCTCAGAAGGAGGACACATGACTCCTATTGAAATTCCAGAAAAGCTAGCCAGCATCATAGATCATCTTGCTAAATAA
- a CDS encoding cysteine synthase family protein, whose protein sequence is MVDVLSLIGNTPIIRIEPWISSISKNVLIYAKLEFYNPGGSIKDRPAYFIIRDLETKGILNSSKILIDSTSGNTGIAYAMICSIKKYPLTLVVPSNASEERKKILSFLGANVIYSDPLEGTDGAQEIVYEIIKKNPDKYILLDQYSNPNNYLAHYNTTALEIISQTNGKVTHFICSIGTSGTFVGTSKRLKEFNPLIKTYTVEPDSEYHGVEGVKHLASSKIPAIFDSSLVDGKFFISTEDAYRMVKEIAKRLGIMVGPSSGLNLCAAFELAKRIDSGVIVTVFPDSITRYFSNQSLWNF, encoded by the coding sequence ATGGTAGATGTATTAAGTTTAATAGGGAATACACCTATTATCAGGATAGAGCCTTGGATTAGTAGCATATCGAAAAATGTTTTGATCTATGCCAAGTTAGAGTTTTACAATCCTGGAGGATCCATTAAGGATAGACCAGCTTACTTTATAATAAGAGATCTTGAGACTAAGGGAATTTTGAATAGTAGTAAGATACTTATTGACTCAACTTCAGGGAATACAGGTATAGCCTACGCTATGATATGTAGTATAAAAAAGTATCCTCTAACCCTTGTTGTACCAAGTAACGCTAGTGAAGAGAGAAAAAAAATACTTAGTTTCCTTGGTGCAAATGTTATCTACTCTGATCCACTTGAAGGTACTGATGGAGCTCAAGAGATAGTTTATGAGATAATCAAGAAAAATCCAGACAAATACATTCTACTTGACCAATACAGTAATCCAAATAACTATTTAGCTCATTACAACACTACTGCTCTTGAAATAATATCTCAAACTAATGGTAAGGTAACACATTTTATTTGCTCTATAGGTACAAGTGGTACATTCGTTGGTACTTCTAAAAGACTTAAAGAATTTAATCCTCTTATAAAGACATATACTGTCGAACCTGATTCTGAATACCACGGTGTTGAAGGAGTAAAACATCTTGCTTCATCCAAAATTCCAGCTATATTTGATAGCTCTTTAGTTGATGGAAAGTTCTTTATATCTACTGAAGATGCTTACAGAATGGTTAAGGAAATTGCAAAAAGGTTAGGTATTATGGTAGGTCCATCTTCAGGATTAAACTTATGCGCTGCTTTCGAGTTAGCAAAAAGAATCGATAGCGGTGTAATTGTTACAGTGTTTCCTGATAGTATAACCAGATACTTTAGTAACCAATCTCTTTGGAATTTTTAG
- a CDS encoding M67 family metallopeptidase, translating to MKIKKDVYNQMIDWMKKNIPFEACGLLVGNGDTIDEFIPMNNIAKSETFFEMDPVELMNTLDKIDEKGKDFIAIFHSHPVTDPYPSKTDLDRNELIDHLIFVISSMKDGSPTVKAYNIKDKNVKEIGVTILDE from the coding sequence ATGAAGATAAAAAAAGATGTTTACAATCAGATGATAGATTGGATGAAAAAAAATATTCCTTTTGAGGCATGTGGTTTACTTGTTGGAAATGGAGATACCATTGATGAGTTCATACCTATGAACAATATAGCCAAAAGCGAAACATTCTTTGAGATGGATCCTGTTGAACTTATGAATACGCTCGATAAAATCGATGAAAAGGGCAAAGACTTTATAGCAATATTCCACTCTCATCCTGTTACTGACCCATATCCTTCAAAAACTGACTTAGACAGAAACGAGTTAATTGATCATTTAATTTTTGTTATATCTTCTATGAAAGACGGCTCACCAACAGTAAAGGCATACAACATAAAAGATAAAAACGTAAAAGAAATTGGAGTTACCATATTAGATGAATAA